The following is a genomic window from Bordetella sp. H567.
CGCGGCGAGGTTGCCTATGCCGCCGAGTTCTTCCGCTGGTATGCCGAAGAAGCCACCCGCATCCCGGGCGAATACCGGCATACGCCGTCGGGTTCGCACACGATCCTGGTCGATCACGAACCCATCGGCATCGCCGTGTTGATCACGCCGTGGAATTTTCCCGCCGCGATGGCCACGCGCAAGATCGCCCCCGCCCTGGCGGCCGGTTGCACCGTCATTCTGAAACCCGCCTCGGAAACCCCATTGACGGCCTATGCCATGGCCCGCCTGGGCGCAGAGGCCGGCGTGCCGCCTGGCGTCGTCAACGTACTGACCACACAGAACCCCGCCGACGTGACCAACGCCATGCTGGCCGACCCGCGGGTGCGTAAGCTGTCGTTCACCGGTTCGACGGCGGTCGGCCGTACCCTGCTGGCCGAAGCCGCCAAGCGCGTGGTGAGCTGCTCGATGGAGCTGGGCGGCAATGCGCCGTTTATCGTCCTGGACGATGCCGACCTGGACGCGGCGCTCGATGGCGCCATGGTGGCCAAGATGCGCAATGCCGGAGAAGCCTGCACCGCGGCCAACCGCTTCTATGTCCAGGCCGGCATCCATGACGACTTCGTCAAGGGGCTGACCGCCCGCATGGGCGCCCTGCGCATCGGCGCCGGCTACGACCCGGCCACGCAATGCGGGCCGATGATCACACGCAGAGCGATCGAGAAAATCGACCACCTCGTCTCGACCGCGGTCCGACTGGGTGCGCGCGTCACTACCGGTGGCGCGCCGCTGCCCGGCCCTGGCTATTTCTATCCCCCCACGGTCCTGGAAAACGTCCCCGCGGGCGCCCGGATCGCGCGCGAGGAAATATTCGGCCCCGTCGCCCCCATCTACCGATTCGAGACCGAGGACGAGGCGGTCCAGCTGGCCAACGATACGGAGTATGGCCTGGCGGCCTACCTCTACACGCGTGACTTGAAGCGCGCCATGCGGCTAGGCAAGCGCCTGGAGACCGGCATGCTGGGAATCAATCGTGGCCTGATGTCGGATCCGGCGGCACCGTTCGGAGGCGTAAAGCAGAGCGGGCTTGGGCGCGAAGGCGGCGTGACGGGCATCCTGGAATTCATGGAACCGAAATACTATGCCGTGGAGTTCTAGGGTTTCGGCGCCGAAAGCATGGATACGGATCACAAAGGAGGACATGAATGTTGGGGAAAGATGCCTATCGCATCCGGGACTTCGTGCCGGATTTCGACGCGATCGCAGCCGAGTTCGCCGAGCGCAGTCGCGCGCTGTCTTCCCGGGCCATCCTGAAGACCGATATCGCCTACGGCCCGCGCAAACGGGAAACCCTGGACCTGGTCTTCCCCGACAATCCGCGCCCGGACGCGCCGCTGCACATGCTCGTCCACGGCGGCTATTGGCGCTCCGGAGAAAAGGCGAACTACCGTCTGGTCGCGGCCCCGGTCATCGCGGCGGGCGGCATCGCCGCCGTTGTCGAATACGACCTCATGCCGCGTGCAGGCCTGTCCGTGCTCGTCGATCAGGTGCGCCGTGCCGCCCGATGGCTGCAAGCCCATGCGCGAGACTTCGGCGCCGACCCTGCCCGGATGACGGCAAGCGGCCACTCTGCCGGCGCGCATCTCACGTCCTACCTCGCCGCGACAGGACCGGATGAGACCATGGCGCCGCGCCTGCCGACCTTGCAAGGCATGCTACTGGTCAGCGGCATCTACGACCTGTCTGGAATTCCGGACAGCTTCCTCAAGGACGAAGCCCGGATGACTCCCACGGAGGCGCAGGCATGGAGCCCGCTGCGTGCCGTCCAGCATGCCGGACCGGCACGCATCGTGGCCTATGGCACGGACGAAACCCCGCCCTTCCTCCAGCAGGCAGTCGCCCTGCACGCCAAGCTGCGCGCATCCGGACAAGCCGCGGAGCTGCTGCCGGCGGCGAAGCTGAACCACATGAGCGTTGTGCTGGATATGGCAGACCCGGAACGCGCCCTGGGGCGCAGGCTTTCGGAGCTGGTGGCGTCCAGGCCGACAGGCCGCGCATGATACGGTCGAGCACCCGCTGGCCAACCGTCGCCTTGTAATGGCCGCCGCGCTGCGGGGACCGGCGTCGGCCAGTCTCACCCCCCTGCCTTCTTCAATTTTTCCAGCAGCATAAGCGCGTTGGGAACCGCCTCGCCATGCGCGGTATTGTCGAAAATACACCAGACCTCGGTGTTCGAATTTCGAGCATCGACGATACGCGCAGCCACCGCCTCGATGAATGGCTCTTCGTAGGTCGAGTAATAGATCCTGGGCGACCCATGCAGTCGGATGTACAGCATATCCGAAGCGCCGATGGGCTCGACGCCAGCGATTGGCGGCGGGTCCGCGCGGACACAAGCGACCCCGGCATTTTTCATCGTTTCCGCGCCCGCCGGGGTAAACCATGTCGCGTGACGTGGTTCGCAGACGATACGCGCGTCCGTCAGGCCGCGTAGCAGCGAAAAAAAATCCCGCGCCACGGGCTCATCCAGTGCCAGGCTGGGGGGCAGCTGCAGCAGCAGGCACCCCAATTTTTCACCCAAGGACATGACCTCTTGCATGAATTCGCGAAGCGCGACCTCCGTGTCGCGTAGCCTGAGCTCGTGCGAGATCCTCCGCGGGATCTTGACGGAGAACCGGAAGGCGTCGGGCACGCTCGCGGCCCATTTGGCATAGGTTTTCGACTGATGCGGACGAGAGAACGACGAGTTGATTTCAACCGAAGAAAAGACCCGCGCATACCGCTCAAGATGACTGCCCTGGGCGGTAAACCGCCCCCCGGTACTGGCTGGCAGCGTCCATCCTGCACAGCCTATACGTATCGGGGATGCTGCGGCAGAGTTCTCGCGATGTGTTGCATGCATCATGGCGCGTCCGTACAGAGCAGTGGAGCCGAGGCGGAGCTCGTGATGCCGCGGCGCTGGCGACTTGATTGTCGCATCACCAGGTCGCACAGGCCTGGATGGCGAAAGGGATGCGCGCGCCAGAATGGCGCAATTCCCGTTTTCTTGCGCACCACAAAGCGCACCCTGAAAGTGCATCCCGAAATTCCGCAATAAGCGACCACCGCTTCGCGGAACGTCTAAATTCGTCAAAGATGACAAATTAGGACTCGACGGCGCACAAGATCAGACGCGAAACGAATATTAATGGACATGCTCGCCTCGTTGGTACGTGGGCCGCTAGGTGTGGATTCGTTCGCTCATCGAGCGTCGAGGAAAACGAGGCTATGTCACCCACAACAACGTTCGCAAGAATTCCGGTCACCGTGATTTCCGGCTTCCTGGGTGCGGGCAAGACCACGCTCGTCAATCATCTGATGCAGCAGTGCCCCACCGAGCAAATCGCTGTCATCGTGAACGAGTTTGGCGAGGTTGGCATCGACGGTCAGCTGATCGTGGCCGACGACAACCCGCTGATCGAGATCAACAACGGTTGCGTCTGTTGCACCGTACGCAAAGATCTCGCCGTTGCCGTGCGAGAACTGCTGCGGCCCGGGGGCCGGGAGCTCGACCGGATCGTGATCGAGACCTCGGGCCTGGCCGATCCTGCGCCGGTGCTGCAAACCTTCCTGGCCGACCCCGACCTGATACAGCAGGTCGAACTCGAGTCGGTCATCGCGGTGGTCGACGCATTGCACGTGCATCTGCATCTCGATGACGAAATCGTGCGCGAGCAGATCGCCTTCGCCGACGCGATCGTGCTTAACAAGGTCTCGTCGATGGGGCCAGTGGCGCTGGCGGACCTGGAAGCGCGACTGCTGCAGCTCAATCCTGCCGCGCACCTCGAAAGGACCGACTATGCGCAAGTAGCGGCACAGTCATTATTCGGGATACGCCGCTTTTCCCTGCCAAATGTGCTGGCCATCGAACCCGATCTGCTCGATGGCGGCGAACACGACCACGAGCACGACGAATCGATTCAGGCCCTCTGCGTGGATGTGGCCGATCCCCTCGATGCCGAGCGCTTCAACCGCTGGATGAACCAGTTAGTCCAACGTGCAGGTGCCGACCTGATGCGAACCAAGGGCGTACTGAACATGCGGTCCGAAGCACGTCAATTCCATTTCCATAGCGTGCATATGTTGCTCGACGCCAGGCCGGGACGGCGCTGGCGCGATGACGAGATACGCGACAGCAAGCTGGTATTCATCGGCCGCCGGCTCGATGGAGACGCACTGCGCATCGGATTGCGGAACTGCATTGCCTGAAAACAATATTTTTTACTTCAATCATCCAAGGGGAATTCGATGAAATCCAAAGAAGCCTACACCGTCAGCATCGGCGTTCTTGCCGTCGCCGACACCTACCTGACCGCGACGATCCTGCCCTTGCCGGTCTGGGTCACCTTTATCGCCTGGGCATCATTTTTCATCCTGGGCGGTGGCACCAAGGGACTTTTCCAAAGCATCGTGTCTAACCTGATCGGCGTGGCCATCAGTTCGCTCACGCTGCTGGCGATCGCGTCGGGCGGTAGCTCGCCCATCGTCGTCGCGATTGCGGTGGGCATCGGCAGCGCGTTGATGGTGCAGGCTTCGAAGTTCGCCACGATCAGCGTATTGCCCGCCATCGTGTGGGGCTTTGCCTCGACAGTGGCCACGAGCGTGGCGACCGCACAGCCGATCACGATGCCGGCACTTAATAACCCCGGGCTCGTTGCTGCGGCTTCGCTGGTGCTCGGCGGTCTGTTCGGCTTCGTGTCCGAAGCGCTCGGAGAGGCGCTGACCGCCAAGGACACGCAGTTGGCCTGAACCATACAACGAAGGAAAGCCATCATGAAACTTCAACATTCGCTGGGCGGCCTGGAGAACCTGGGCCCCGTCAACGTCGAGCCGCGCGTCTTCGTACAGGATTGGGAAAAGCGCATTTTCGGTATCCACACCGTGATGATGGCGGAGAGCGCGCACCTGTCAGGTGCGCTACACCGGTACCCGGTGGACATGCTTCCGACCGCCTTCAAGGAAACCTGGACCTGGGCCTCGCTGCGTACCGGTGCCGAGAGCATGCAGCCCTTCGATTACTTCAAGTTCCGCTATTACGAGAAATGGCTGATGGGCATCAGCCAGTTCTTCATCGACAAGGGGTATGTCACGGCCGAGGAGATGGCACAAGAGGCCTCGTTCTACCACGACCAGCCCGATGCGCCGCTGCCGGACCTGCCGAGCAAGCCGATTCGGGACCAGGTCATCGACTATCTGATGCGGGGCGATTCACCACTGCGCAGTCAATCATCGCCACCGCGGTTCGTGCCCGGCCAAACCGTGACCGTGGCCGATCCCTTGGCCGCGGACCACACGCGCCTGCCCGGCTACTTGCGCAACAAGAAGGGAACGGTCGACGAGGTCTATCCGGACGCATTCGAGTATTTCTGCTCGACAGGGCCGGATGGCCTGGATGGGCCGATGCCCGTCTACCGTGTCGCCTTCGACGCGGCTGACATCTGGGGAGCCAGCATGTGCGAACCCAACACCACCATCTACGCGGATCTGTTCGAAGTCTACGTACTTCCCGGCGACCAGTCCTGAAGACAAAAGAGGATTTCCATCATGAGCGACATGTTCAACTACGAAGAAGACCGCGAGGCCAAGAGTGCCGCCAAAGTGCGAGCATTGGAAGCGCTGTTGATAAAAAAAGGCGTGATCGGCAGTGACTCGGTCGATGCCGTGTTGTCGCATTTCGAGAACGTGGCCGGTCCCTTCAACGGCGCGCGTATCGTCGCCCGAGCCTGGGTCGATCCCGAATATAAACGCCGCTTGATCGAAAACACACCGAAGGCCATCGCCGAACTTGATGTCGCGCGAGGCATGACCGGAGCCGAAGGCGAACACATGGCCGCCGTGGCTAACGGCCCGGGTGTGCACAACCTGATC
Proteins encoded in this region:
- the nthB gene encoding nitrile hydratase subunit beta, with amino-acid sequence MKLQHSLGGLENLGPVNVEPRVFVQDWEKRIFGIHTVMMAESAHLSGALHRYPVDMLPTAFKETWTWASLRTGAESMQPFDYFKFRYYEKWLMGISQFFIDKGYVTAEEMAQEASFYHDQPDAPLPDLPSKPIRDQVIDYLMRGDSPLRSQSSPPRFVPGQTVTVADPLAADHTRLPGYLRNKKGTVDEVYPDAFEYFCSTGPDGLDGPMPVYRVAFDAADIWGASMCEPNTTIYADLFEVYVLPGDQS
- a CDS encoding CobW family GTP-binding protein, producing the protein MSPTTTFARIPVTVISGFLGAGKTTLVNHLMQQCPTEQIAVIVNEFGEVGIDGQLIVADDNPLIEINNGCVCCTVRKDLAVAVRELLRPGGRELDRIVIETSGLADPAPVLQTFLADPDLIQQVELESVIAVVDALHVHLHLDDEIVREQIAFADAIVLNKVSSMGPVALADLEARLLQLNPAAHLERTDYAQVAAQSLFGIRRFSLPNVLAIEPDLLDGGEHDHEHDESIQALCVDVADPLDAERFNRWMNQLVQRAGADLMRTKGVLNMRSEARQFHFHSVHMLLDARPGRRWRDDEIRDSKLVFIGRRLDGDALRIGLRNCIA
- a CDS encoding DUF72 domain-containing protein — protein: MMHATHRENSAAASPIRIGCAGWTLPASTGGRFTAQGSHLERYARVFSSVEINSSFSRPHQSKTYAKWAASVPDAFRFSVKIPRRISHELRLRDTEVALREFMQEVMSLGEKLGCLLLQLPPSLALDEPVARDFFSLLRGLTDARIVCEPRHATWFTPAGAETMKNAGVACVRADPPPIAGVEPIGASDMLYIRLHGSPRIYYSTYEEPFIEAVAARIVDARNSNTEVWCIFDNTAHGEAVPNALMLLEKLKKAGG
- a CDS encoding alpha/beta hydrolase, translating into MLGKDAYRIRDFVPDFDAIAAEFAERSRALSSRAILKTDIAYGPRKRETLDLVFPDNPRPDAPLHMLVHGGYWRSGEKANYRLVAAPVIAAGGIAAVVEYDLMPRAGLSVLVDQVRRAARWLQAHARDFGADPARMTASGHSAGAHLTSYLAATGPDETMAPRLPTLQGMLLVSGIYDLSGIPDSFLKDEARMTPTEAQAWSPLRAVQHAGPARIVAYGTDETPPFLQQAVALHAKLRASGQAAELLPAAKLNHMSVVLDMADPERALGRRLSELVASRPTGRA
- a CDS encoding DUF1097 domain-containing protein, coding for MKSKEAYTVSIGVLAVADTYLTATILPLPVWVTFIAWASFFILGGGTKGLFQSIVSNLIGVAISSLTLLAIASGGSSPIVVAIAVGIGSALMVQASKFATISVLPAIVWGFASTVATSVATAQPITMPALNNPGLVAAASLVLGGLFGFVSEALGEALTAKDTQLA
- the nthA gene encoding nitrile hydratase subunit alpha; this translates as MSDMFNYEEDREAKSAAKVRALEALLIKKGVIGSDSVDAVLSHFENVAGPFNGARIVARAWVDPEYKRRLIENTPKAIAELDVARGMTGAEGEHMAAVANGPGVHNLIICTLCSCYPWPVLGLPPYWYKDPVFRARGVREPRAVLREFGVPIDEATEVKVWDSSAQIRWFVVPERPANTDGMTEEELAALVTPEAMMGVALVPAPTAP
- a CDS encoding NAD-dependent succinate-semialdehyde dehydrogenase, which gives rise to MIPYPELSGYAAPALHAHGLYIGGTWQQGGGIPVLNPSTGDVLAEVPDASTEDAMRAVAAAEAAAPAWRATPARRRSEILSRWFQLMSEHAEEIATLIALENGKALPDARGEVAYAAEFFRWYAEEATRIPGEYRHTPSGSHTILVDHEPIGIAVLITPWNFPAAMATRKIAPALAAGCTVILKPASETPLTAYAMARLGAEAGVPPGVVNVLTTQNPADVTNAMLADPRVRKLSFTGSTAVGRTLLAEAAKRVVSCSMELGGNAPFIVLDDADLDAALDGAMVAKMRNAGEACTAANRFYVQAGIHDDFVKGLTARMGALRIGAGYDPATQCGPMITRRAIEKIDHLVSTAVRLGARVTTGGAPLPGPGYFYPPTVLENVPAGARIAREEIFGPVAPIYRFETEDEAVQLANDTEYGLAAYLYTRDLKRAMRLGKRLETGMLGINRGLMSDPAAPFGGVKQSGLGREGGVTGILEFMEPKYYAVEF